A DNA window from Verrucomicrobiota bacterium contains the following coding sequences:
- a CDS encoding RNA polymerase sigma factor gives MSEPIPIPIDEDIRLMFEVAAGDSKALRQLIDKWKKPLINFFYRSLGSYTESEDLAQIVFIKIYRAAARYEARAKFSTFLFHVARRVLLNEFRRKGRKPVDYVDPQEFHYEQSEDPEVKRRLVEIEEVFQIAIEKLPEKHRSAILLYKQQQLSYLEIAEIMKASENAVKTWIHRARAQLKIEMEELR, from the coding sequence TTGTCTGAACCTATTCCAATACCCATCGATGAAGATATCCGGCTCATGTTTGAAGTGGCTGCCGGAGATTCGAAAGCGCTACGGCAACTGATAGACAAGTGGAAGAAGCCGCTCATAAACTTTTTCTACCGCTCGCTTGGATCCTACACAGAATCAGAAGATTTAGCCCAAATTGTTTTTATCAAAATCTATCGAGCCGCAGCACGCTACGAAGCCCGCGCCAAATTCTCGACATTTCTGTTTCACGTTGCCCGTCGCGTTTTGTTGAATGAATTCCGACGGAAGGGACGTAAACCGGTTGATTACGTGGATCCACAGGAATTCCACTATGAACAGAGCGAAGACCCAGAGGTGAAACGACGACTGGTCGAAATCGAAGAAGTTTTCCAAATAGCGATTGAGAAGCTGCCGGAAAAACACAGATCAGCTATCCTTCTATACAAACAACAACAACTCAGCTATCTGGAGATTGCAGAGATCATGAAGGCAAGCGAGAATGCTGTAAAAACCTGGATCCACCGTGCGCGTGCCCAGCTGAAAATTGAAATGGAGGAACTCCGATGA
- a CDS encoding DUF3106 domain-containing protein encodes MKSRLSKRLAAWLMVALISTATALSGADEKKEAEANVEDLANLKELLKLPKEDLQRVRLTLESIEKMTPTDRKNALQRIQNLNKMPTEQRKETIDHWNELSPEMKKAYFDYLRELSAAERTKFKALPWDKQIEQLKKTSKK; translated from the coding sequence ATGAAGTCCAGATTGAGTAAGCGATTAGCCGCTTGGCTGATGGTAGCACTTATTTCAACTGCAACCGCCCTAAGCGGAGCGGATGAAAAAAAGGAAGCTGAAGCCAACGTTGAGGATCTAGCTAATTTGAAGGAACTTCTCAAATTGCCAAAGGAAGATCTGCAGCGTGTGCGTTTGACCTTGGAGTCGATCGAGAAGATGACACCCACCGACCGTAAGAATGCTCTCCAACGCATTCAGAATTTGAACAAGATGCCCACGGAGCAACGGAAGGAAACCATAGATCATTGGAATGAGCTGAGCCCAGAAATGAAAAAGGCTTATTTTGATTATCTGAGAGAGTTGTCTGCAGCTGAACGAACCAAGTTTAAAGCCCTACCTTGGGACAAACAGATCGAGCAGCTCAAAAAAACCTCGAAAAAATAG